The Naumovozyma dairenensis CBS 421 chromosome 3, complete genome genome has a window encoding:
- the NDAI0C01480 gene encoding aldo/keto reductase yields the protein MGLVKQVRLGQSGLKISPILIGCMSYGSKKWADWVIEDKEKIFSILKHCYDNGLRTFDTADVYSNGLSERIIGEFLKKYNIRRETVVILTKIFYPVDETLDLHHGNSTNERNALDLVNQNGLSRKHIITGVKNSVERLGTYIDVLQIHRLDHDTPKEEIMRALNDVIVEGSVRYIGASSMWATEFAELQFTAEKNGWFKFVSSQSYYNLLNREDERELIPFCKKHGVGLIPWSPNARGVLTRPLEQQTTRKLTDPTFIRMGLDKLSEDQKEIVRRVEHLAAKKNISMAMLSIAWTLHKGANPIVGLNSIERVDEAIKAIDVELTEDDIKYLEETYKPQNVLGF from the coding sequence ATGGGTCTCGTTAAACAAGTTCGTTTAGGTCAATCAGGTCTTAAAATCTCACCAATCTTAATTGGTTGTATGTCCTACGGTTCAAAGAAGTGGGCAGACTGGGTCATcgaagataaagaaaagattttcAGTATCTTGAAACATTGTTACGATAACGGATTACGTACATTTGATACTGCGGATGTTTACTCCAATGGTTTGAGTGAAAGAATCATTGGTGAAttcttaaagaaatataatatcaGAAGAGAAACTGTTGTGATCTTGACTAAAATATTCTATCCGGTTGATGAGACCTTAGATTTGCACCATGGTAACTCTACTAATGAAAGAAACGCTTTAGATTTGGTTAATCAAAATGGGTTATCAAGAAAACACATCATTACTGGTGTGAAAAACTCAGTTGAAAGATTAGGAACTTACATTGATGTCTTACAAATTCATCGTTTGGATCATGATACTCCAAAGGAGGAAATAATGAGAGCTTTAAATGATGTCATTGTGGAAGGTTCAGTTAGATACATTGGTGCATCATCTATGTGGGCCACTGAATTTGCTGAGTTACAATTTACTGCGGAAAAGAATGGTTGGTTCAAATTCGTTAGTTCTCAATCATATTACAATTTGTTAAATCGTGAAGATGAAAGAGAATTGATTCCGTTTTGCAAGAAACATGGTGTTGGTTTGATTCCATGGTCTCCAAACGCTAGAGGTGTCCTAACTAGACCTCTGGAACAGCAAACCACCAGAAAATTGACTGATCCTACATTTATTAGAATGGGATTGGATAAACTTTCTGAAGACCAAAAGGAAATCGTGAGGAGAGTGGAACATTTGGCTgctaaaaaaaatatttcaatggCAATGTTATCTATTGCGTGGACTTTACATAAAGGTGCCAATCCAATTGTTGGTTTGAATTCTATTGAAAGAGTGGATGAAGCTATTAAAGCCATCGATGTCGAATTAactgaagatgatattaaatatttggaagaaACTTACAAACCTCAAAACGTTCTGGGCTTCTAA
- the AFI1 gene encoding Afi1p (similar to Saccharomyces cerevisiae YOR129C; ancestral locus Anc_5.457) yields the protein MLQQAQTIKSTSFPPHSTLNNINNDNTTLRKNIEFILSAVFDNRLGPTIKYQYPKSIPGFKYPSSSSLLSPGSPNNSSNPDEPLNLANLMLPNNVEKTPGKADFTVFILYHNKITQTYQLFPPSSKKIKNAVVHSSANNTPKYDKLKRYSILVEDDETADKVDALKTTAEAPLFFINVVNTVLDETNDRGAIIKSLAVGTTLKNFNIFKPLLLMTLHFYMLNPRYSTAQTLIDCFNMLNSLDLSIVQNLHSKDQLQYMFNSIMDQSVLQTLFDPNKGNFKKILKCKIIPHSDEFGNKILFHNETIHYYFDLFKPTILPKHFSKIPLQVSLIKSDPINISLNYSSYVLNFLNQFIPFLQKLDFSKGIKPWKLLVTSTNETKSTLSDFIIALSNLVSCFTGKQNNYFMNKHILIFPYMDISIIDALRKFLEPTSEFHDSFTIVGTGNPIFQFQTDIWDYYYDMDSEILYDASNHSNINSNSLEKLTLQQELRNSSTSLKKLFAKPYTVTTISSNNSSNHDNLTSSNNSINIINHGLQRNKSHSVLNPSSHSRIGLLQKFIPYLIQEQHDNQTVIALFKRVNMLQLIFLLNSPTNKNINVPNEMSLQDEYLWVYKDFIIFAEFFTYSELHIIRILITFENNLQLLVKTKAEKNISNDKLYTQLTTLLETTQELLSFVTLNKSNLERFINVLQDYPTLRICHEYDLIKHDFNNTSLSKLVRPANKNASLVESFIENLGFNLLTSFLISFDTKEQSKTTTGLNRSQSLFKDFAPSRKNKNNLMRSSSVKRLLRIHNHSSSSDVAENTPQVLILRHKADTFPSVSSSSGSSDRTDTKEINLQSTIEKRILSIKHNLVRIIYKIERHPVGQVLVKRYIKDDIREVYDFLKIEFSSPLSPTETAASIPTVPEGIPMSPQSFSSSRKDLVKELNMIEEQQVQLKIASAKTSQDNSVV from the coding sequence ATGCTCCAACAAGCTCAAACTATTAAGTCGACATCATTCCCACCTCATTCAACgttaaataatatcaacaatGATAATACAACCCTAAGGAAGAATATAGAGTTTATCCTTTCAGCTGTATTTGATAATCGATTAGGTCCTACTAtcaaatatcaatatcctAAAAGTATACCTGGTTTTAAATATccatcgtcatcatcattattaagTCCAGGGTCCCCGAATAATAGCTCCAATCCAGATGAGCCTTTGAACCTAGCCAATTTAATGTTACCGAATAACGTTGAAAAAACTCCAGGCAAAGCAGACTTCACCGTTTTCATATTGtatcataataaaattacTCAAACATATCAGCTATTCCCTCCCTCATccaagaaaattaaaaatgcCGTTGTGCATTCAAGTGCTAATAATACCCCGAAATAcgataaattgaaaagataCAGCATACTTGTGGAAGATGACGAAACTGCAGACAAAGTTGATGCCCTAAAAACGACCGCCGAAGctccattatttttcataaatgTCGTAAATACAGTCTTAGATGAAACTAACGATAGAGGTGCCATTATTAAATCGCTTGCTGTGGGCACAActctgaaaaattttaatatttttaaacCACTATTACTTATGACTTTACATTTTTATATGTTAAATCCACGATATTCAACAGCACAAACTCTTATCGATTGCTTCAACATGCTCAATAGTTTAGATTTATCAATTGTCCAGAATCTACATTCGAAAGATCAACTACAATATATgttcaattcaataatggaTCAATCAGTGCTCCAAACTTTGTTCGATCCGAATAAaggaaatttcaaaaaaatattgaaatgtAAAATAATACCCCATAGTGATGAGTTTGGCAATAAGATATTATTCCATAATGAAACAATACATTACtattttgatttgtttAAACCTACAATTCTGCCGAAGCACTTTTCAAAGATACCATTGCAAGTAAGTTTAATCAAAAGTGACCCTATTAACATATCACTGAATTACAGTTCATATGTTCTAAATTTTCTTAACCAatttattccatttttaCAGAAGttagatttttcaaaaggCATAAAACCATGGAAGCTTCTAGTAACCTCAACAAATGAAACCAAATCAACGTTGAGTGATTTTATAATTGCTCTATCAAATCTAGTCTCTTGTTTTACAGGGAAgcaaaataattatttcatGAATAAACAcatattaatttttccataTATGGATATATCTATAATTGATGCTTTACGAAAGTTCCTAGAGCCTACTTCAGAATTTCACGATAGTTTCACCATAGTCGGTACAGGGAATccaattttccaatttcaaaCAGATATTTGGgactattattatgatatGGACTCAGAAATTCTATATGATGCTTCAAATCATAGTAATATCAATAGCAATTCCTTGGAAAAACTGACTTTACAACAAGAATTAAGGAACAGCTCAACATcgttaaagaaattatttgCCAAACCGTACACTGTAACGACGATTTCGagtaataattcatctaatcatgataatttaacttcttccaataatagcattaatattataaatcATGGTTTACAAAGGAATAAAAGTCATTCCGTGTTAAATCCATCTTCGCATTCACGAATTGGTTTATTGCAAAAATTTATACCATATTTGATTCAAGAACAACATGATAATCAAACTGTGATAGctcttttcaaaagagTTAATATGTTACAACTAATATTCTTACTAAATTCACCtacaaacaaaaatataaatgtaCCAAATGAAATGTCATTACAGGACGAGTACCTATGGGTTTATAAggatttcattatttttgcAGAATTTTTCACATATTCTGAACTTCATATAATCCGAATTTTAATAACCTTCGAGAATAACCTTCAATTATTAGTCAAAACTAAAGCAGAAAAGAACATAAGCAACGACAAACTATATACTCAATTGACAACCTTATTAGAAACCACTCAAGAATTGCTTTCATTTGTAACGTTGAACAAATCTAATTTAGAAAGGTTCATAAATGTCCTTCAAGATTATCCAACATTACGCATTTGCCATGAAtatgatttaataaaacATGACTTCAATAACACTAGTCTTTCTAAACTCGTCAGACCCGCAAACAAGAATGCTTCGTTGGTGGAAagtttcattgaaaatcttggttttaatttattaacttcATTCTTAATATCTTTTGACACTAAAGAACAATCTAAAACAACTACGGGGCTTAATCGTTCACAATCTTTATTCAAAGACTTTGCTCCATCACgtaaaaacaaaaataatctGATGAGATCGAGTTCGGTAAAACGTTTGCTAAGAATTCATAATCATAGTAGCAGTTCTGATGTTGCTGAAAATACTCCCCAAGTTCTTATTCTTCGGCATAAGGCCGATACTTTTCCCTCggtatcatcatcatccgGAAGTTCAGATCGAACCGAcacaaaagaaataaacTTACAATCTACGATTGAGAAACGAATTCTTTCGATCAAACATAATCTTGTTCGgataatttacaaaatcGAACGCCATCCGGTGGGTCAAGTTCTGGTAAAGCGATATATCAAAGACGATATTCGAGAAGTTtatgattttttaaaaatagaATTTTCTTCTCCACTATCTCCAACAGAAACAGCAGCATCGATACCTACAGTACCCGAGGGTATACCTATGAGTCCTCAATCATTCTCTTCAAGTCGAAAAGACTTAGTAAAGGAATTGAACATGATTGAAGAACAACAAGTACAACTAAAAATAGCAAGTGCAAAAACCTCCCAGGACAACTCTGTTGTCTAG
- the ADE2 gene encoding phosphoribosylaminoimidazole carboxylase ADE2 (similar to Saccharomyces cerevisiae ADE2 (YOR128C); ancestral locus Anc_5.455) encodes MDTRTVGILGGGQLGRMLVEAANRLNVKTIILDEAVDSPAKQISNSKDHIIGSFNDPHAIEELASKCDVLTIEIEHVNIEALKNVQTKYPKLKIYPTIETISLIKDKFLQKGHLTKNSIAAVKSIPIPENTVDNLKQIGNELGYPFVLKSRTFAYDGRGNFVIKSQDDIVQGLVTLKDRPLYAEKWAPFIKELAVMVIRSIDGKIFSYPVVETVHQDNICHLCYAPARVPDSIQETAKLLAENAVQSFRDCGIFGVEMFLMEDGELFVNEIAPRPHNSGHYTIDSCVTSQFEAHLRSILSLPLPKNFTQFATSNTNAIMLNVLGGNTANSELEFCKKALETAGCSVYLYGKESRPKRKVGHINIISSSMKDCERKLDSILGVSSTITPQSDRKSPLVGIIMGSDSDLPVMSAGCKILEQFGVPFEVTIVSAHRTPHRMSKYAIEASQRGLKAIIAGAGGAAHLPGMVAAMTSLPVIGVPVKGSCLDGVDSLHSIVQMPRGVPVATVAINNSTNAALLAVRILGSYDNKYFKLMNDFLLKQENEVLLKAETLEMLGYEDYLTKAK; translated from the coding sequence ATGGATACAAGAACAGTCGGTATACTTGGAGGTGGTCAATTAGGAAGAATGCTTGTTGAAGCAGCCAATAGGTTAAATGTCAAGACAATAATTCTAGATGAAGCTGTCGATTCACCTGCTAAACAAATCTCAAACAGCAAGGATCATATTATCGGGTCATTTAATGATCCCCACgctattgaagaattggCATCCAAGTGTGATGTCTTAactattgaaattgaacatGTAAATATCGAAGCTTTAAAGAATGTACAAACAAAGTAtccaaaattgaaaatatatccaacaattgaaactatttctttgattaaggacaaatttcttcaaaaagGACATTTGACTAAGAATAGCATCGCTGCAGTTAAATCTATACCCATCCCGGAAAATACAGTAGACAATTTAAAACAAATTGGGAATGAACTAGGCTACCCATTTGTATTGAAATCAAGGACGTTTGCCTATGATGGTAGGGGTAATTTTGTCATTAAATCACAAGATGATATAGTACAAGGGTTAGTGACGTTGAAAGACCGTCCCTTATACGCTGAGAAATGGGCACCATTTATAAAGGAATTAGCTGTGATGGTTATACGCTCCATTGatggaaaaatattctcGTATCCAGTGGTTGAAACGGTACatcaagataatatttGTCATTTATGCTATGCTCCAGCTAGGGTTCCAGATTCCATCCAAGAAACGGCTAAATTATTAGCAGAGAATGCTGTTCAATCCTTCCGTGATTGTGGTATTTTTGGTGTCGAGATGTTTTTAATGGAAGATGGTGAATTATTTGTCAATGAAATTGCTCCAAGACCTCATAACTCCGGTCATTACACTATTGATAGTTGTGTTACTTCCCAATTTGAAGCTCATTTAAGATCAATCCTATCTTTACCATTACCGAAGAACTTTACTCAATTCGCTACATCAAACACAAATGCAATCATGTTGAACGTTTTGGGTGGAAATACTGCTAATTCAGAGTTAGAATTTTGTAAAAAGGCATTGGAAACGGCAGGATGTTCAGTATATTTATATGGAAAAGAATCGAGACCGAAAAGGAAAGTAGGtcatatcaatattatttcctCATCCATGAAAGACTGTGAAAGGAAACTGGATTCAATACTTGGTGTATCATCTACAATTACTCCACAATCAGATCGTAAATCACCTCTAGTGGGTATAATTATGGGATCCGATTCGGATTTACCTGTTATGTCAGCTGGTTGTAAAATATTAGAACAATTTGGAGTACCATTTGAAGTTACTATCGTTTCAGCACATAGAACTCCTCATAGAATGAGCAAGTATGCCATTGAGGCCTCTCAAAGAGGTTTAAAGGCAATTATTGCAGGTGCAGGTGGTGCTGCTCATTTACCTGGTATGGTCGCTGCTATGACTTCGTTGCCAGTAATTGGTGTTCCAGTCAAGGGATCGTGTCTGGATGGTGTTGATTCTTTACACTCTATCGTACAAATGCCAAGAGGTGTTCCAGTAGCAACTGTTGCAATCAACAACAGTACCAATGCGGCTTTACTCGCAGTAAGAATATTAGGAAGTTATGAtaacaaatattttaaattgatGAACGACTTCCTTctaaaacaagaaaatgaagtcTTACTAAAAGCTGAGACATTAGAAATGCTCGGTTATGAAGATTACTTAACGAAGGCCAAATAG
- the RGA1 gene encoding GTPase-activating protein RGA1 (similar to Saccharomyces cerevisiae RGA2 (YDR379W) and RGA1 (YOR127W); ancestral locus Anc_5.453) — MNETEPNLPSKPSPLLPTCVRCKDSITTGHAYELGDDKWHTHCFSCYKCDKLLSCDSDFLVLGTGALICFDCSDSCKNCGKKIDDLAIILSSSNEAYCSDCFKCCKCGENITDLRYAKTKRGLFCLNCHEKLLAKRKKYEESKRLERKSLPNIPQVENNNSAKSSSKDTKLLSTQQQTQTQTQTQTPITLSAFAIPERASNRPISPSRTPNSRSHSRNNSTSRSRNDNSRSQSQALNQTISLPESNDISTLLKSTSESIVAQYLENEEDDASSIDDERNPQSSNEKNNATNTNYTTSKHARNISIDDILNSTLENDEYIDDGDTGSIENNNNINLPVHLELNDNTKNNKEINNQKQSLNRTPLRNKSNEIGLLKSPKSYRRGMILSDNEDEDESENENRDNESTTEKDTDFNVSESTLPTSKSFKDSKELHSSSTLDAPIIFSKTNPNNSPLPTNKGLALNLNPSPRASIPSNIERVSNDSYSLDKSKITDQQISSSTKGNGITSQQSQSTRNNKEYHHKSSLGRSLSLKSKSLVQNLKSKTSTSKHSSPGPFSLHHSQSTNSSFPQVSNKGNSMVSSETHTGWGINSRSNTNNNSNSTPRRKTSRGYSDTSTYSSIQKQSILEVNDDIPPESTYSYSTTSNRSLSHKRTKSGTTPTPIHFSPMGNLKNNPGAVSVYTTPPLDNDAPTFRKLDDQSSALLTHRKTLSWQLQNQRNPQNLPISLGNNNDDISKSKLISLSPNYDVNDIVGDINMTREDNLEQEVATSIVPTEIDDLITGSEFLLRKLKLDIKELELKKQKLITEIDSMQATKNDLAETIESLRKEKNELGSTESLDRPSMKLKTTESLSDLGSPSKQVATVNVVKPVSKPRFWKFFSSSSSSASTPSNQSSKQQIPSSASSNQLFNINMGPTTTLSYNNDNNSGNGHIEISPPFLRNANEISDMNLIPLNSDTRGKSNQSTVESEPPSSLYGSTLVDRCQYEQKQFPFVITTCLAEIESTEENLKTEGLYRKSGSQLVIEEIENEFANGTFHSFDLTTYDIHVVTSILKRYLRKLYNPLLTFEIYESLIALVRDNQLVTTLPLSDAEHIETQQLFEKVLEVLGNILKTLPKQHLDLLKLLSRHVNLITHFSEWNLMNMNNLALVFAPGLIRDLTGEKDISDIKERNYIVGFIFNNYKELLRH, encoded by the coding sequence ATGAATGAAACAGAACCTAATCTTCCTTCCAAACCATCACCGTTACTACCCACATGTGTACGATGCAAAGACTCTATTACTACTGGTCATGCTTATGAATTAGGTGATGATAAATGGCATACACATTGCTTTTCATGCTATAAATGTGATAAACTATTAAGTTGTGATTCTGATTTCTTAGTACTCGGTACAGGTGCTTTAATTTGTTTTGATTGTTCTGATTCTTGTAAAAATTGtgggaaaaaaattgatgatttggCTATCATCTTATCATCCTCTAATGAAGCTTATTGTTCTGATTGTTTTAAATGTTGCAAATGTGGTGAAAATATTACGGATTTAAGATATGCAAAGACTAAAAGAGGTCTTTTCTGTTTAAATTGtcatgaaaaattattagcaaaaaggaaaaaatatgaagaatCAAAAAGATTAGAAAGGAAAAGTTTACCAAATATTCCTCAagttgaaaataataatagtgcTAAGTCCTCTTCAAAAGATACAAAATTACTTTCCACGCAACAACAAacacaaacacaaacacaaacacaaacaCCAATTACTTTATCTGCATTTGCTATTCCAGAAAGAGCTTCAAACAGACCCATTTCACCAAGTAGAACTCCTAATTCAAGATCacattcaagaaataaCTCAACATCACGTTCGAGAAATGATAACTCACGATCACAATCTCAAGCTTTAAATCAAACTATCTCATTGCCAGAATCTAACGATATATCTacattattgaaatcaaCATCAGAAAGTATAGTGGCACAATATTTAGAGAATGAAGAGGATGATGCTAGCAGTATTGACGATGAAAGGAACCCTCAAAGTAgtaatgaaaagaataacGCTACGAATACAAATTATACAACCTCCAAACATGCAAGGAACATATCcattgatgatatattgAACTCAACGTTAGAGAATGACGAATATATCGATGATGGTGATACAGGAAgtatagaaaataataataacataaaTCTACCAGTACATTTAGAATTAAATGACAATactaagaataataaagaaatcaataatcAAAAGCAATCATTAAATAGGACACCTCTGAGAAATAAGTCAAATGAAATCGGTTTGTTGAAATCTCCAAAATCTTATAGACGAGGTATGATCCTCagtgataatgaagatgaggatgaAAGTGAGAATGAGAATCGTGATAATGAATCGACTACTGAGAAAGATACTGATTTCAATGTAAGTGAATCAACATTACCAACAAGTAAATCCTTTAAAGATTCAAAAGAATTACATTCCTCTTCCACACTAGATGCACCTATAATATTCTCCAAAACCAATCCTAACAATAGTCCTTTACCAACTAATAAAGGGTTAGCTTTAAACTTAAATCCATCACCTCGTGCTTCAATACCTTCAAATATCGAGAGAGTTTCAAATGACTCATATTCATTAGATAAATCAAAGATCACAGATCAacaaatttcatcatcaacaaaagGCAATGGCATAACATCACAACAATCTCAAAGCACTcgtaataataaagaatatcaTCATAAATCTTCCCTGGGTAGATCACTTTCGCTTAAATCGAAAAGTCTTgttcaaaatttaaaatcaaaaacTAGTACCAGCAAGCATTCTTCTCCTGGTCCCTTCAGTTTACATCACTCTCAAAGTACCAATTCCTCCTTTCCACAAGTATCTAACAAAGGAAACTCAATGGTATCTTCTGAAACACATACGGGTTGGGGTATCAATTCAAGATctaataccaataataacTCAAATTCTACACCCAGACGTAAAACTTCAAGAGGTTATAGTGATACATCAACATACTCTTCAATACAAAAGCAATCTATATTGGAAGTAAACGATGATATCCCACCCGAGTCTACATACAGTTATTCTACCACGAGCAATAGAAGTCTAAGCCATAAGAGAACAAAAAGTGGCACTACACCAACTCCAATACACTTTTCTCCAATGGGTAATCTTAAAAATAATCCAGGTGCAGTCTCTGTATATACAACACCACCCTTGGATAATGATGCCCCGACATTTAGAAAATTAGATGATCAATCATCTGCTTTATTGACTCATAGAAAAACATTAAGTTGGCaattacaaaatcaaagaaatccacaaaatttaccaatatcattaggaaataataatgacgatatttcaaaatcaaaattaatatCACTATCTCCAAATTATGACGTGAATGACATCGTTGgagatataaatatgaCACGTGAAGATAATCTGGAACAAGAAGTCGCTACTTCGATCGTTCCCACAGAGATCGACGATCTTATAACAGGTTCTGAATTTTTATTAAGAAAACTGAAATTAgatataaaagaattagaattaaagaaacaaaaattaataactGAAATTGATTCCATGCAAGCAACCAAGAATGATTTGGCTGAGACAATAGAATCATtaagaaaagagaaaaatgaattggGGTCAACAGAATCCCTTGATAGACcttcaatgaaattaaaaactACAGAATCGTTATCTGATTTGGGATCACCTTCAAAACAAGTAGCAACAGTGAACGTTGTAAAACCAGTATCAAAACCTagattttggaaatttttctcttcatcCTCATCTTCTGCATCGACTCCATCAAATCAATCATCCAAACAACAAATTCCTAGCTCAGCTTCATCAAATCAActatttaatattaatatggGTCCTACTACAACATTATCTTATAACAATGATAACAATTCTGGTAATGGtcatattgaaatttcacCACCATTCTTAAGAAATGCCAACGAAATTAGTGATATGAATTTGATACCGTTAAATTCAGACACACGTGGGAAATCAAATCAATCAACTGTAGAATCTGAACCACCATCTTCCCTGTACGGATCTACTCTTGTGGATAGATGTCAATACGAACAAAAGCAATTCCCATTTGTAATCACTACTTGTTTGGCTGAAATAGAAAGtactgaagaaaatttgaaaacagaAGGGTTATATAGAAAATCAGGATCTCAGTTAGTCATTGAAGagattgaaaatgaattcgCAAATGGTACATTCCATTCCTTTGATTTGACAACGTATGATATTCATGTTGTGACAAGTATTCTTAAGAGATATCTACGAAAGTTATATAATCCCCTTTTAACTTTCGAAATTTATGAATCATTAATAGCATTAGTAAGAGATAATCAATTGGTGACTACATTACCCTTATCTGACGCAGAACATATAGAAACTCAACAATTATTTGAGAAAGTTTTGGAAGTATTAGgtaatatattaaagaCATTACCAAAACAGCatttagatttattgaagTTATTATCAAGACATGTTAATTTGATTACACATTTCTCCGAATggaatttaatgaatatgaataatttaGCGTTAGTTTTCGCTCCTGGATTAATTAGAGATCTTACTGGTGAGAAGGATATTTCCGAcataaaagaaagaaactaTATTGttggatttattttcaacaattaCAAGGAGCTACTAAGACATTAG